In the genome of Pseudomonas protegens, one region contains:
- a CDS encoding DUF2589 domain-containing protein has translation MADIDKGLIGGVIAALPLDKMITGPLMAMIQAQVAASKAYADFLMGVCIKDGQAVSVQFDYDETLVDEQGVYKGTVKKSMRIPLLAAISHPNITIEEGSIEFELTISQMAEDTSSTEASGSFEAKLGWGPFSVSVKGAASHKSTQTRKTDTRARYAISTKIVRQDPPEALMRVIDFLTDAATKPVRLPSTQPTDPDKLPTANTLAMPDAPAEKKTGTGG, from the coding sequence ATGGCAGATATTGATAAGGGCTTGATCGGCGGCGTGATTGCCGCGCTGCCCCTGGACAAGATGATCACCGGTCCGCTGATGGCGATGATTCAGGCGCAGGTCGCCGCGAGCAAAGCCTATGCGGACTTCCTCATGGGCGTGTGCATCAAGGACGGCCAGGCGGTATCGGTGCAGTTCGACTACGACGAAACCCTGGTGGATGAACAGGGCGTCTACAAGGGCACGGTGAAGAAGTCGATGCGCATTCCGCTGCTGGCGGCCATCAGTCACCCCAACATCACCATCGAGGAAGGCTCCATCGAGTTCGAGCTGACCATCAGCCAGATGGCCGAGGACACCAGCTCCACCGAAGCCTCCGGCAGCTTCGAGGCGAAGCTGGGCTGGGGCCCGTTCAGTGTGTCGGTCAAGGGCGCGGCGAGCCACAAATCCACTCAGACCCGCAAGACCGACACCCGCGCGCGCTACGCCATCAGCACCAAGATCGTCCGCCAGGACCCACCGGAAGCCCTGATGCGCGTCATCGACTTCCTCACCGACGCGGCCACCAAACCGGTGCGGCTGCCGAGCACGCAACCGACCGACCCGGACAAGCTGCCAACCGCTAATACGCTGGCAATGCCGGACGCCCCGGCCGAGAAGAAAACCGGCACCGGCGGTTGA
- a CDS encoding methyl-accepting chemotaxis protein translates to MTATVQEVARNAEQASQAAAAADGEARQGDKVVAQAIEQIERLASEVVRSTDAMTVLQQESDKIGSVMDVIKAVAEQTNLLALNAAIEAARAGEAGRGFAVVADEVRALAQRTQKSTEEIEELVAGLQNGTQQVATVMNNSRSLTDSSVELTRKAGASLESITRTVSNIQSMNQQIAAAAEQQSAVAEEISRSIINVRDVSEQTAAASDETAASSVELARLGGQLQMMVSHFRV, encoded by the coding sequence ATGACCGCCACCGTGCAGGAAGTCGCGCGCAACGCCGAACAAGCCTCCCAGGCCGCGGCCGCCGCTGACGGCGAAGCCCGCCAGGGCGACAAGGTAGTGGCCCAGGCCATCGAGCAGATCGAGCGCCTGGCCAGTGAAGTGGTGCGTTCCACCGACGCCATGACCGTGCTGCAACAGGAAAGCGACAAGATCGGCAGCGTCATGGACGTGATCAAGGCGGTGGCCGAACAGACCAACCTGCTGGCACTGAACGCCGCCATCGAAGCCGCCCGCGCCGGTGAAGCCGGCCGTGGTTTCGCCGTGGTCGCCGACGAAGTGCGGGCCCTGGCCCAGCGCACCCAAAAGTCCACCGAAGAGATCGAAGAACTGGTGGCCGGCCTGCAGAACGGCACCCAGCAAGTGGCCACGGTGATGAACAACAGCCGCAGCCTGACCGACAGCAGCGTCGAACTGACCCGCAAGGCCGGTGCCTCGCTGGAAAGCATCACCCGCACCGTGTCCAACATCCAATCGATGAACCAGCAGATCGCCGCCGCTGCCGAACAACAGAGCGCCGTGGCCGAAGAGATCAGCCGCAGCATCATCAACGTGCGCGACGTCTCCGAACAGACCGCCGCCGCCAGCGATGAAACCGCTGCCTCCAGTGTTGAACTGGCGCGCCTGGGCGGCCAGTTGCAGATGATGGTCAGCCACTTCCGCGTCTGA
- a CDS encoding MurR/RpiR family transcriptional regulator encodes MDILYKIRAGLNDFSAGERRIARLLLDDVGFGASASLDELAQRAEVSAATLSRFARSVGCRDLRQLRLQLAQASGVGSRFLDPGSTPEQSGFYRQIVGDIESVLHRHLAGFTQAQFADAVRLLGRARMIHAFGSGGCSTLCSDELQVRLVRLGYPIAACHDPVMMRVTAAALGPQNAVIACSLTGITPELLEAVTLARTYGASILAITLPDSPLAQLADVLLPLHSAETPFIYKPTAARYGMLLAIDVLATELALAQPDDNQERLRRIKLALDHYRGGEDCLPLGD; translated from the coding sequence ATGGACATTCTTTACAAGATCCGTGCGGGGCTGAACGACTTCAGCGCCGGGGAGCGACGGATCGCCCGTCTGCTGCTGGACGACGTCGGCTTTGGCGCCTCCGCCAGCCTCGACGAGCTGGCCCAACGCGCCGAAGTCAGCGCCGCCACCCTGTCGCGGTTTGCCCGCAGCGTCGGTTGCCGCGACCTGCGCCAACTGCGCCTGCAACTGGCTCAGGCCAGCGGCGTTGGCAGTCGCTTTCTCGACCCGGGCAGTACGCCGGAACAGTCCGGTTTCTACCGGCAGATCGTCGGTGACATCGAGTCGGTGCTGCATCGGCACCTGGCCGGTTTCACCCAGGCGCAGTTCGCCGACGCGGTGCGCCTGCTGGGGCGGGCGCGGATGATTCACGCCTTCGGCAGCGGCGGCTGCTCGACCCTGTGCAGTGATGAACTGCAGGTGCGCCTGGTGCGCCTGGGCTACCCCATCGCCGCTTGTCACGACCCGGTGATGATGCGGGTCACCGCCGCCGCCCTGGGGCCACAAAACGCGGTGATCGCCTGTTCCCTGACCGGCATCACCCCCGAGTTGCTGGAGGCGGTGACCCTGGCGCGCACCTACGGCGCGAGCATCCTGGCCATCACCTTGCCCGACTCGCCCCTGGCGCAACTGGCGGATGTGCTGCTGCCCCTGCACAGCGCCGAAACCCCGTTCATCTATAAACCCACCGCCGCCCGCTACGGCATGCTGCTGGCCATCGACGTGCTGGCCACCGAGCTGGCCCTGGCCCAGCCGGACGACAACCAGGAACGCCTGCGGCGGATCAAACTGGCCCTGGACCATTACCGTGGCGGCGAAGACTGCCTGCCCCTGGGAGACTGA
- a CDS encoding pesticin C-terminus-like muramidase, protein MSRYAIDFSFIAALEGGAMTRGYVPDAANSKSGVTVGTGFDLGQRGVQDLQALNLPADLVRRLTPYLGLTGLKAKQFLDGQPLSISSAEAELIDEAYKAPFVDRLAAAYTRASGVDFAQLPAPMQTVIASVAFQYGNLATRTPNFWAQVVARDWKSALANLRNFGDSYGTRRRKEADLLGSQLTS, encoded by the coding sequence ATGTCACGTTATGCGATTGATTTCAGCTTTATCGCCGCCCTCGAAGGCGGTGCCATGACTCGCGGTTATGTGCCCGATGCGGCCAATAGCAAGAGCGGGGTCACGGTGGGCACCGGGTTCGATCTGGGGCAGCGCGGGGTCCAGGATCTGCAGGCGCTGAACCTGCCGGCGGATCTGGTGCGGCGGCTGACGCCCTACCTGGGGCTGACGGGGCTCAAGGCCAAGCAGTTTCTCGATGGCCAACCCCTGAGCATCAGCAGCGCCGAGGCCGAGCTGATCGATGAGGCGTACAAGGCGCCCTTCGTCGATCGACTGGCAGCGGCCTACACCCGGGCCAGCGGGGTGGATTTTGCCCAGCTGCCGGCGCCGATGCAGACCGTGATCGCCTCGGTGGCCTTTCAGTACGGCAACCTGGCCACTCGCACGCCGAACTTCTGGGCCCAGGTGGTGGCCCGCGACTGGAAGAGTGCCCTGGCCAACCTGCGCAATTTTGGCGACAGCTACGGCACTCGTCGGCGCAAGGAGGCCGATCTGCTGGGCTCGCAGCTAACCTCGTAA
- a CDS encoding ArnT family glycosyltransferase, protein MSRPAPLLFLLACLLFFFALGNHQLQGSTEARVAGIAMEMHLDDDWVTPRLFGTPFLEKPPLSLWLDASAIRAFGGTPLAVRLASAFAGLFSVMLLYAMLRRFGRPATLAAVAGLMLATMASYWSNVRGVGEDALLSLGVTLALLAFFQAQRRQAEQQPARLAWLAFAVGIAIATLSKGVLGLAMPGVVIFAYLLADSLIEKRFSFSQWLRPGLLTLLGLVPLMIWLYMLYQRGGLQALGEVLWTNSVGRFDGSFVEAGHYEPFYYYLAKLPQAFLPWNILVYLGLWHFRKTLVQNRYLLFFSLWLLAQFTLLCLASSKRTVYLMSLTPAAAVLAAEYGAVLYQRLAQRAQGAGLWSVVGRRRRALTIAIMSLMVCAYLANAQWAAPRADRELSFVPVTDQIIALQASGHQLALYQANERIAGASVFYTQSLLKDLQTEAQLQAFLAESPQHVALIGGDQTPKPPLQILKTIMVSRQAYHFVNLAPGQ, encoded by the coding sequence ATGTCACGACCTGCTCCGCTGTTGTTCCTGCTGGCCTGCCTGCTGTTCTTCTTCGCCCTGGGCAATCACCAGTTGCAAGGCTCCACCGAGGCCCGGGTGGCCGGGATCGCCATGGAAATGCACCTGGATGACGACTGGGTCACGCCGCGCCTGTTCGGCACGCCGTTCCTGGAAAAACCGCCCCTGAGCCTGTGGCTCGACGCCAGTGCCATCCGCGCCTTCGGCGGCACGCCCCTGGCAGTGCGCCTGGCCTCGGCCTTTGCCGGGCTGTTCAGCGTGATGCTGCTGTACGCCATGCTGCGCCGTTTTGGCCGGCCGGCCACCCTGGCGGCAGTCGCCGGCTTGATGCTGGCGACCATGGCCAGTTACTGGAGCAACGTGCGCGGCGTGGGTGAGGATGCCCTGCTCAGCCTTGGAGTGACCCTGGCCCTGCTGGCGTTCTTTCAGGCCCAGCGCCGTCAGGCCGAACAGCAACCGGCGCGGCTGGCCTGGCTGGCCTTCGCCGTCGGCATCGCCATCGCCACCCTGAGCAAGGGGGTGCTGGGCCTGGCCATGCCGGGGGTGGTGATCTTCGCCTACCTGCTGGCCGACAGCCTGATCGAAAAACGCTTCAGCTTCAGCCAGTGGCTACGCCCCGGATTGCTGACCCTGCTGGGCCTGGTGCCGCTGATGATCTGGCTGTACATGCTCTATCAGCGCGGCGGCCTGCAAGCCCTGGGCGAAGTGCTGTGGACCAACAGCGTCGGGCGCTTCGACGGCTCCTTTGTCGAGGCCGGGCACTACGAGCCCTTCTATTACTACCTGGCCAAGCTGCCCCAGGCCTTCCTGCCGTGGAACATCCTGGTCTACCTGGGCCTGTGGCACTTTCGCAAGACCCTGGTGCAGAACCGCTACCTGCTGTTCTTCAGCCTCTGGTTGCTGGCGCAGTTCACCCTGCTGTGCCTGGCCTCCAGCAAGCGCACGGTGTACCTGATGTCCCTGACCCCGGCGGCGGCGGTGCTGGCGGCCGAGTACGGCGCGGTGCTGTACCAGCGCCTCGCGCAGCGGGCCCAGGGAGCGGGGTTATGGAGTGTGGTGGGGCGCCGGCGTCGGGCCCTGACCATCGCCATCATGAGCCTGATGGTCTGCGCCTACCTGGCGAACGCCCAATGGGCAGCGCCCCGGGCCGACCGTGAACTGTCCTTCGTCCCGGTGACCGACCAGATCATCGCGCTGCAGGCCAGCGGGCATCAGCTGGCGCTGTATCAGGCCAACGAGCGCATCGCCGGGGCCAGCGTGTTCTACACCCAAAGCCTGCTCAAGGACCTGCAGACCGAAGCGCAGTTGCAGGCCTTTCTCGCCGAGTCGCCGCAGCATGTGGCCCTTATCGGCGGCGACCAGACGCCCAAGCCGCCGTTGCAGATCCTCAAGACCATCATGGTCAGCCGCCAGGCCTACCACTTCGTCAACCTGGCGCCGGGCCAGTGA
- a CDS encoding N-acyl-D-amino-acid deacylase family protein yields the protein MRYDTLIRNALIIDGSDRPGYPADLAILDGRIACVGDLSTATAEVDIDAAGRVLAPGFIDVHTHDDTVVIRQPQMLPKLSQGVTTVIVGNCGISAAPVSLKGDPPDPMNLLGERGMFVYPRFRDYRAAVDEARPAVNVAALVGHTALRSNQLADLYRTASAAEISAMREQLRDSLEDGALGLSSGLAYASAFCADTDEVLQLAQELTAFGAVYTTHLRSEFEPVLEAMDEAFRIGRAARAPVIVSHLKCAGAGNWGRSPQLLAALEQAAQDHPVGCDCYPYAASSSTLDLKQVTDAYPITITWSTPHPEQGGRDLGAIASEWGVSLLAAAERLQPAGAVYYGMDESDVRRILAHPLSMIGSDGLPEDPFPHPRLWGAFPRVLGHFSRDLGLFPLHTAVHKMTGLSAARFGLQQRGEIRAGHWADLVLFDPARVRDVADFKHPQQAAQGIDGVWVNGVRSYTDGQANGQRSGRFLPREGDLRRGFTSAV from the coding sequence ATGCGCTACGACACGCTGATCCGCAACGCCCTGATCATCGACGGCAGCGACCGCCCGGGTTACCCCGCCGACCTGGCGATCCTCGACGGCCGCATCGCCTGTGTGGGCGATCTGTCCACGGCCACGGCCGAGGTCGATATCGATGCCGCCGGGCGCGTGCTGGCCCCGGGTTTCATCGACGTGCACACCCACGACGACACGGTGGTGATTCGCCAGCCGCAGATGCTGCCCAAACTCAGCCAGGGGGTGACCACGGTGATCGTCGGTAACTGCGGGATCAGCGCCGCGCCGGTGAGCCTCAAGGGTGACCCGCCGGATCCGATGAACCTGCTGGGCGAGCGCGGCATGTTTGTCTATCCGCGTTTTCGCGATTACCGCGCGGCGGTGGATGAGGCGCGTCCGGCGGTGAACGTCGCGGCCCTGGTGGGGCACACGGCGCTGCGCAGCAATCAGCTTGCGGACCTTTATCGCACCGCCAGCGCCGCCGAGATCTCGGCCATGCGCGAGCAACTGCGCGACAGCCTGGAAGACGGCGCCCTCGGCCTGTCCAGCGGGCTGGCCTACGCCAGCGCGTTTTGCGCCGACACCGATGAAGTGCTGCAACTGGCCCAGGAACTGACGGCCTTCGGCGCGGTGTACACCACCCACCTGCGCAGCGAGTTCGAGCCGGTGCTGGAGGCCATGGACGAGGCCTTCCGGATCGGTCGCGCGGCCCGGGCGCCGGTGATCGTCTCCCACCTCAAATGCGCCGGGGCCGGCAACTGGGGGCGCAGCCCGCAACTGCTGGCGGCTCTGGAGCAGGCGGCCCAGGACCACCCGGTGGGCTGCGACTGCTACCCCTACGCCGCCAGCTCCTCGACCCTGGACCTCAAGCAGGTCACCGATGCCTATCCCATCACCATCACCTGGTCGACGCCGCACCCGGAGCAGGGCGGGCGTGATCTGGGCGCAATCGCCAGCGAGTGGGGCGTCAGCCTGCTGGCCGCCGCCGAGCGCCTGCAACCGGCGGGGGCGGTGTACTACGGCATGGATGAAAGCGATGTGCGGCGCATCCTCGCCCATCCGTTGTCGATGATCGGCTCCGATGGCCTGCCGGAAGACCCGTTTCCCCATCCGCGTCTGTGGGGCGCCTTTCCCCGGGTGCTGGGCCACTTCAGCCGCGACTTGGGCCTGTTCCCGCTGCACACCGCGGTGCACAAGATGACCGGGCTTTCCGCCGCGCGTTTCGGCCTGCAGCAGCGCGGCGAGATCCGCGCAGGGCATTGGGCCGATCTGGTGCTGTTCGACCCGGCGCGAGTGCGCGACGTCGCCGATTTCAAGCACCCGCAGCAAGCGGCGCAAGGGATCGATGGAGTGTGGGTCAATGGGGTGCGCAGCTACACCGATGGCCAGGCCAACGGTCAACGCTCGGGACGTTTCTTACCGCGAGAGGGGGATTTGCGCCGTGGCTTCACATCCGCAGTCTGA
- a CDS encoding histidine phosphatase family protein: MATRLALPPVKRSLAMSGLTRYKNRLALLLAVLSLLALCLFCWRPAAVPDLAHGNVAGIKALTSSWAKGDTIVLVRHVERCDRSSAPCLGPADGITDRAREVAVAIGARFEQLGLARTEIYNSPMTRTAQTAGYMFSKVSSGDGWLYNCKGSMLRDALAHKVAGRNLVLVTHSECMDELEQELKLATPTLGYGASLFITTDTLNGAPKMLGLIEASDWRSVNLKP, translated from the coding sequence GTGGCCACAAGACTTGCTTTGCCGCCGGTCAAACGCTCATTGGCGATGAGCGGCCTGACGCGTTACAAGAACCGCCTGGCCTTGCTGCTGGCGGTTCTGTCGCTGCTTGCGTTGTGCCTGTTTTGCTGGCGTCCGGCGGCGGTGCCCGATCTGGCTCATGGCAACGTGGCCGGGATCAAGGCCCTGACCAGCAGCTGGGCCAAGGGCGACACGATTGTCCTGGTGCGGCATGTCGAGCGCTGCGACCGTTCCAGCGCCCCCTGCCTGGGGCCCGCCGATGGCATTACCGATCGTGCGCGGGAAGTGGCGGTGGCCATCGGCGCGCGATTCGAGCAGTTGGGCCTTGCACGCACCGAGATCTACAACAGCCCCATGACCCGCACCGCGCAGACCGCCGGCTACATGTTCAGCAAGGTCAGCAGTGGCGATGGCTGGCTGTATAACTGCAAGGGCAGCATGCTGCGCGACGCCCTGGCGCATAAGGTCGCCGGGCGCAACCTGGTGCTGGTGACCCACAGCGAATGCATGGATGAACTGGAGCAGGAGCTGAAGCTGGCGACCCCGACCCTGGGCTACGGCGCCTCGCTGTTCATCACCACCGATACCCTCAACGGCGCGCCGAAGATGCTTGGGCTGATCGAGGCCAGCGACTGGCGTTCGGTGAACCTCAAGCCTTGA
- a CDS encoding glyoxalase superfamily protein, translating into MSFGKTTPILRIFDEAKAREFYLDFLGFNLDWQHRFENDFPLYMQVSRGECVLHLSEHHGDCTPGAALRIETDELEAFQQQLLAKDYRFSHPQIQAMPWGSQDMTISDPFGNRLVFTNAISV; encoded by the coding sequence ATGAGCTTTGGCAAAACCACCCCCATCCTGCGGATCTTCGATGAAGCCAAGGCCCGGGAGTTTTACCTCGACTTCCTGGGGTTCAACCTGGATTGGCAGCATCGTTTCGAGAATGACTTTCCGTTGTACATGCAGGTGTCCCGGGGCGAATGCGTGCTGCACCTGTCCGAGCATCACGGCGATTGCACCCCGGGCGCGGCGCTGCGCATCGAAACCGACGAGCTGGAAGCCTTCCAGCAGCAATTGCTGGCCAAGGACTATCGGTTTTCCCATCCGCAGATCCAGGCCATGCCCTGGGGCAGCCAGGACATGACCATCAGCGATCCGTTCGGCAATCGGCTGGTGTTCACCAACGCCATCAGCGTCTGA
- a CDS encoding DUF2589 domain-containing protein, translated as MAFFSRSKEPMSASDLSHITRGMHQAAAATHNLIAQQYIKLFDQFFDYNVNDLGTPMKAKMVEVALNDDHIINVPLIALVSPKGLALHKMTVDLSVRMQATELQKASHDLENGELQSEKFFVTFGSGKRDGQERDPDEVQISMEFRDCQPPEAIQRLIEEFTNLISPQRINEGPAPAAAAGAAPADPDLLVP; from the coding sequence ATGGCGTTTTTTTCCCGCAGCAAGGAGCCCATGTCGGCCAGCGACCTGAGCCACATCACCCGAGGCATGCACCAGGCCGCCGCCGCCACTCACAACCTGATCGCCCAGCAGTACATCAAGTTGTTCGACCAGTTCTTCGATTACAACGTCAACGACCTGGGCACGCCGATGAAGGCCAAGATGGTCGAGGTGGCGCTCAACGATGACCACATCATCAACGTGCCGCTGATTGCCCTGGTTTCGCCCAAGGGCCTGGCCCTGCACAAGATGACCGTGGACCTGTCGGTGCGCATGCAGGCCACCGAGCTGCAGAAGGCCAGCCACGACCTGGAGAATGGCGAGCTGCAAAGCGAGAAGTTTTTCGTCACCTTCGGCAGCGGCAAGCGTGATGGCCAGGAACGCGACCCGGACGAAGTTCAGATCAGTATGGAGTTTCGCGACTGCCAACCGCCGGAAGCGATCCAGCGCCTGATCGAAGAGTTCACCAACCTGATCAGCCCGCAACGCATCAATGAAGGCCCGGCCCCGGCCGCAGCGGCTGGCGCTGCGCCTGCCGACCCGGACTTGCTGGTCCCCTGA
- a CDS encoding gluconate:H+ symporter — protein sequence MAPASGFWLLGYAAVAIIALIVLIARYRLNPFIVITLVSIGLALMAGMPPSGVVGAYEAGVGKTLGHIALVVALGTMLGKLMAESGGAEQVARTLIDRFGERNAHWAMVCIAFLVGLPLFFEVGFVLLIPIAFTVARRVGVSLLMVGLPMVAGLSVVHALVPPHPGAMLAVQAYQASVGQTLLYAILIGVPTAILAGPVYARFIVPHIHLPAENPLERQFIAREPRPRLPSFRLTMATILLPVVLMLIGGWANLLAEPGTGLNQFLLFIGNSVIALLVATLVSFWTLGLAQGINRESILKFTNECLAPTASITLLVGAGGGLNRILIDSGVTEQIVGLAHEFQLSPLWMGWLFAVLMRVATGSATVALTTASGVVAPVAVGLGYPHPELLVIATGAGSVILSHVNDGGFWLVKEYFNMTVTQTFKTWTVLETLISLIAFGLTLGLAELL from the coding sequence ATGGCTCCCGCATCGGGTTTTTGGCTGCTGGGCTACGCCGCAGTCGCCATCATTGCGTTGATCGTGTTGATCGCCCGCTACCGGCTCAACCCCTTTATTGTCATCACCCTGGTGTCCATCGGCCTGGCGCTGATGGCCGGCATGCCGCCGTCCGGCGTGGTGGGCGCTTATGAAGCCGGGGTCGGCAAGACTCTGGGCCACATCGCCCTGGTGGTGGCCCTGGGCACCATGCTCGGCAAGTTGATGGCCGAATCCGGCGGCGCCGAACAGGTGGCGCGGACCCTGATCGATCGTTTCGGCGAGCGCAACGCGCACTGGGCCATGGTGTGCATTGCCTTCCTGGTGGGCCTGCCGTTGTTTTTCGAAGTGGGCTTTGTGTTGCTTATCCCCATCGCCTTCACCGTGGCCCGCCGAGTCGGGGTTTCGTTGCTGATGGTGGGCCTGCCCATGGTCGCCGGGCTGTCGGTGGTCCACGCCCTGGTGCCGCCGCACCCGGGAGCGATGCTGGCGGTGCAGGCCTATCAGGCGTCGGTGGGGCAGACCCTGCTGTACGCGATCCTGATCGGCGTGCCCACGGCCATCCTCGCCGGTCCGGTGTATGCCCGGTTTATCGTGCCGCACATCCACCTGCCAGCGGAGAACCCCCTGGAGCGTCAGTTCATCGCCCGCGAGCCTCGCCCGCGCCTGCCGAGTTTCCGCCTGACCATGGCGACCATTCTGTTGCCGGTGGTGCTGATGCTGATCGGCGGCTGGGCCAACCTGCTGGCCGAGCCGGGCACCGGGCTCAATCAGTTCCTGCTGTTTATCGGCAACTCGGTGATCGCCCTGCTGGTGGCGACCCTGGTGAGTTTCTGGACCCTGGGGCTGGCCCAGGGCATCAATCGCGAATCGATCCTCAAGTTCACCAACGAATGCCTGGCGCCCACGGCCAGCATCACCCTGCTGGTGGGGGCCGGCGGCGGCCTCAATCGGATTCTGATCGACTCCGGGGTCACCGAGCAGATCGTCGGCCTGGCCCATGAATTCCAGCTGTCGCCGCTGTGGATGGGCTGGCTGTTCGCGGTGCTGATGCGGGTCGCCACCGGTTCCGCCACCGTGGCCCTGACCACCGCGTCGGGGGTGGTGGCGCCGGTGGCCGTCGGCCTGGGCTACCCGCACCCGGAATTGCTGGTGATCGCCACCGGCGCCGGCTCGGTGATTCTGTCCCACGTCAACGACGGTGGCTTCTGGCTGGTGAAGGAATACTTCAATATGACCGTCACTCAAACCTTCAAGACCTGGACCGTGCTGGAGACGCTGATTTCGCTGATCGCCTTCGGCCTGACCCTGGGCCTCGCGGAGCTGCTGTAG
- a CDS encoding AraC family transcriptional regulator — MPSLGFTSVPPLLKYLLYAEQLGIATEPALAAAGLSTAQLNDTSLRLPLEVHERLLDYFCQHSGDPLFGLNSARFVKPSSWNVLGYITMNCATLGEAMGRIMPFEKLVGDMGTSRAEVAGDQVRLIWSCRHQRPEIRRHLVENVLASWLLYARWIADSQLSPSAVWFEHALPEPAEAAQYEALFGCPVLFQQPCSALLAPLGYLQLPLRQADARLLKTLEEHAQAMMASLGDAPLALQVQNVLRQLLKDGLPRKEQVAEQLQMSERTLQRQLQQAGTSYQQILDDLRQELAEHHLRHSALSIQDIADCLGYSESRSFHRSFKNRTGLTPGQFRQATLGAGKA; from the coding sequence ATGCCCAGCCTCGGTTTTACTTCGGTCCCGCCCCTGCTGAAATACCTGCTCTATGCGGAGCAATTGGGTATTGCCACCGAGCCGGCGCTGGCGGCGGCCGGGCTTAGCACCGCGCAATTGAACGACACCAGCCTGCGCCTGCCGCTGGAGGTGCATGAGCGACTGCTGGACTATTTCTGCCAGCACTCGGGCGATCCGCTGTTCGGGCTCAATTCGGCGCGCTTCGTCAAACCCAGCTCGTGGAATGTGCTGGGCTACATCACCATGAATTGCGCGACCCTGGGCGAGGCCATGGGCCGCATCATGCCGTTCGAAAAACTGGTGGGGGACATGGGCACCAGTCGTGCCGAGGTGGCCGGCGATCAGGTGCGGCTGATCTGGAGTTGTCGCCATCAGCGCCCGGAGATTCGCCGGCATCTGGTGGAAAACGTCCTGGCCTCCTGGCTGTTGTATGCGCGCTGGATCGCCGATTCGCAGTTGTCGCCCAGCGCGGTGTGGTTCGAGCACGCCCTGCCGGAACCCGCCGAGGCGGCGCAGTACGAGGCGTTGTTCGGCTGCCCGGTGCTGTTCCAGCAACCCTGCTCGGCGCTGCTGGCGCCACTGGGCTATCTGCAATTGCCCCTGCGCCAGGCCGACGCGCGCCTGCTCAAGACCCTGGAAGAACATGCCCAGGCGATGATGGCATCACTGGGCGATGCGCCCCTGGCGTTGCAGGTGCAGAACGTATTGCGCCAGTTGCTCAAGGACGGCCTGCCGCGCAAGGAGCAGGTGGCGGAGCAGTTGCAGATGTCGGAACGCACCCTGCAGCGCCAGCTGCAACAGGCCGGCACCTCCTACCAACAGATTCTCGATGACCTGCGCCAGGAGTTGGCCGAGCACCACCTGCGCCACAGCGCCCTGTCGATCCAGGACATCGCCGATTGCCTGGGCTACAGCGAATCCCGTTCCTTTCACCGCAGCTTCAAGAACCGCACCGGGCTGACCCCGGGGCAGTTTCGTCAGGCCACGCTGGGCGCCGGCAAGGCCTGA